The region GCCGACCTCCGAGCCCTTCTCGAGCACGACGACGGAGATGTCCTCGCCGCGCGCCGCCGCCAGTTGCTTCAGCCGGATCGCCGCCGACAGGCCGGCCGGGCCGGCGCCGACGATGACGACGTCGAATTCCATGCTCTCGCGCTCGGGAAGTTCCATCGCCGCCATCTCGCTCCGCTCCTTCGCGCTCGCCATCGGCCGCCCGGATCCTCCGGGACCCGCGCGACACGCCTGATCGTCAATCATGGGTCCGACGCCGGTTCTGTCCGCCCGGTCATTCCGTCCGGGCCGAACTGGCGCTAGTGTCCTGGTCGTCTTAGCGCATGTTCCGCCCGGACGGAATTCGTCCGATCGACCGGAAATCGGTTCGGTGGGCAGGTTCGAGCGCGTCCGGCACAGGCGGGGCGCCACGGGCGGGACAGCTTGATCGAAAGGGCGGACGTCCGAGGTGTCGGCAGGACTGGGGGCAGAGGGGATGGTCGACCGTGCCGCTTTGGCGGCGCTCATCGACTGGTATGTCGCGGCCGGGGTCGATGTCGGCCTCGGCGAGGCGCCGTGCGACCGTTTCGCCGAGACCCGCGCCGAGTTGGAAGCCCGCCGCCAGCGCGCGGCCGCCCCGCCGCCGGCCGCCGTCCCGTCGCGGCCGGCCGCTGCCGCATCTAACTCCGGGGCCCCGACGGCCGATCGTTACGCCCCGCCGGCCGGGGGGCCGCCTCAGGGCGGGCGCCCGCCCGTGCCGATGCCGCCGGAGCGACCGCGATTCGACCCGCCGCCGCAGCCGGTGGCCCGACCTGCGCTCGGCGCCGGAGTTCCGGGCGACCAGACCGTCGCCGCGGCCCGCGAGGCGGCACGCGCGGCCGGGAGCCTTGAGGATTTGCGCGAAATCCTCGCCCGCTTCGAGGGCTGCAACCTGCGCCTGACCGCCAAGTCGCTGGTTTTTGCCGACGGCAATCCGGCCGGCCGGGTGATGTTCGTCGGCGAGGCCCCGGGCCGGGAGGAGGACGAGGCCGGCCTGCCCTTCGTCGGCCGCTCCGGACAGTTGCTCGACCGGATGATGAAGGCGATCGGGCTCGACCGGACCGGAGTCTACATCGCCAACGTGGTGCCCTGGCGACCGCCCGGCAACCGCACGCCGACGCCGCAGGAGACCGAGATCTGCCGGCCGTTCATCGCCCGGCAGATCGAACTGGCCGACCCGGACGTGCTGGTCTTTCTCGGCGGCGCTTCCGCCGCGGCCCTCGCCGGCACCACCGAGGGCATCACGCGGCTGCGCGGGCGCTGGCTCGACTACGACACCGGCCGGCGCCGCATCCGGGCGCTGGCCACCCTGCACCCGGCCTATCTCCTGCGGCAGCCCTTGCAGAAGCGGCTCGCCTGGCGCGACTTCCTGGCCCTGCGCCGCGCGCTCGACGACGGCGTGCCCACATAGGGGGCACATTCGCGCAAAACGCGTAAAATGCCGTCGATTTCGGTTATGGTTTCTTGCAGGTTTCCGGTCAGTCTCGAACACGGGGATGAGGGCTTGCGCGCCGCACGAAGGTTCGGCGCCGGGAAAGGCCTGCAACCATGTCGATCACTGCGCTCGGATCGTCCTTCGGCTATATTCCGCCCGCCGCCGCCGTGCGCGAGACCGCGCCGGCCAGCGAGACCAGCGAAAGCACCGCGAGCCGTCTCGTCGAGCAGGCGCAATCGATCGCCAGCGGGC is a window of Prosthecodimorpha staleyi DNA encoding:
- a CDS encoding uracil-DNA glycosylase gives rise to the protein MVDRAALAALIDWYVAAGVDVGLGEAPCDRFAETRAELEARRQRAAAPPPAAVPSRPAAAASNSGAPTADRYAPPAGGPPQGGRPPVPMPPERPRFDPPPQPVARPALGAGVPGDQTVAAAREAARAAGSLEDLREILARFEGCNLRLTAKSLVFADGNPAGRVMFVGEAPGREEDEAGLPFVGRSGQLLDRMMKAIGLDRTGVYIANVVPWRPPGNRTPTPQETEICRPFIARQIELADPDVLVFLGGASAAALAGTTEGITRLRGRWLDYDTGRRRIRALATLHPAYLLRQPLQKRLAWRDFLALRRALDDGVPT